The following are encoded in a window of Rhizobium sp. WYJ-E13 genomic DNA:
- a CDS encoding Hint domain-containing protein, which produces MSSTEDPKLPRSTARRHFLGVAYAVGARLAGAAAVATTISASPANALGRLWGRGGSGGHGGSGGHGGSGGGGSSGGGGGSGVGANCFLRGTAILTDCGEKPVEDLRVGDRVALLDGNARAIKWVGRQAFRKSGARWPESVVPIRVSRHALGSRTPHSDLYLSPGHALFLNGALIRVKDLVNGTTIAPVVPADDASVEYYAVLLDTHEVILAEGAAAESFRVVKNNHEDFPNFAEYRRLHDEDPADMTSCAPMLSGGWQHLKALLLLGVSPLVPMRDPFGDACEKIDAQAKELSL; this is translated from the coding sequence ATGTCATCCACAGAAGACCCGAAGCTGCCCCGCAGTACTGCGCGCAGACATTTTCTAGGTGTTGCCTATGCCGTCGGTGCCAGGCTTGCCGGCGCGGCTGCCGTGGCCACCACGATTTCCGCATCCCCGGCGAATGCGTTGGGGCGGCTTTGGGGCCGGGGCGGCTCCGGCGGGCATGGCGGTTCCGGTGGTCACGGGGGCTCCGGTGGGGGCGGCAGCTCCGGTGGGGGCGGTGGTTCCGGCGTCGGCGCAAATTGTTTCCTGCGCGGAACGGCAATCCTCACGGATTGCGGTGAAAAGCCTGTCGAGGATCTGCGCGTCGGCGACCGCGTTGCCCTTCTTGATGGCAATGCCCGTGCGATCAAATGGGTCGGCCGCCAGGCCTTCAGGAAGAGCGGCGCGCGCTGGCCTGAAAGCGTCGTGCCGATCCGTGTATCCCGCCATGCATTGGGCAGCCGCACGCCGCATTCCGATCTCTACCTGTCGCCAGGGCATGCGCTGTTTCTGAACGGTGCTCTGATCCGCGTGAAGGACCTCGTGAACGGCACGACCATTGCACCGGTCGTTCCGGCCGACGACGCCTCGGTCGAATACTATGCCGTGCTGCTCGATACGCATGAAGTCATCCTTGCCGAAGGGGCAGCGGCCGAGAGCTTCCGCGTCGTGAAGAACAACCATGAAGACTTCCCCAATTTTGCGGAATACAGGCGCCTCCATGACGAGGACCCCGCCGACATGACATCCTGTGCGCCGATGTTGAGCGGCGGCTGGCAGCATCTGAAAGCGCTTCTCCTGCTCGGCGTTTCGCCGCTGGTGCCGATGCGCGATCCGTTCGGGGATGCCTGCGAAAAAATCGACGCGCAAGCCAAGGAACTGTCGCTCTGA
- the chvE gene encoding multiple monosaccharide ABC transporter substrate-binding protein — translation MKSIISLMAAAAFGVASFVMPALAQDKGLVGIAMPTKSSARWIDDGNNIVKQLQAAGYQTDLQYADDDIPNQLSQIENMVTKGAKVLVIASIDGTTLSDVLQKAHDAGIKVIAYDRLIRDSANVDYYATFDNFQVGVLQAGTIVDKLGLKDGKGPFNIELFGGSPDDNNAFFFYDGAMSVLQPYIDSGKLVVKSGQTGMDKVGTLRWDAATAQARMDNLLSANYTDAKVDAVLSPYDGLSIGIISSLKGVGYGTADQPLPVVSGQDAEVPSVKSIIAGEQYSTIFKDTRDLAKVTVQMVDAVMSGKEPEVNDTKTYDNGVKVVPSYLLKPVAVDKTNYKQILVDGGYYTEDQLK, via the coding sequence ATGAAATCCATTATCTCATTGATGGCTGCGGCTGCCTTCGGCGTCGCATCGTTCGTTATGCCGGCATTGGCGCAGGACAAGGGTCTGGTTGGCATCGCAATGCCGACGAAGTCCTCGGCTCGCTGGATCGACGACGGCAACAACATCGTCAAGCAGCTCCAGGCCGCCGGTTACCAGACCGACCTGCAGTATGCAGACGACGACATTCCGAACCAGCTTTCGCAGATCGAAAACATGGTCACGAAGGGCGCCAAGGTTCTCGTCATCGCTTCGATCGACGGCACGACCCTTTCGGACGTTCTCCAGAAGGCTCATGACGCTGGCATCAAGGTCATCGCCTATGACCGCCTGATCCGCGACTCTGCCAATGTCGACTACTACGCCACCTTCGACAACTTCCAGGTTGGCGTTCTCCAGGCTGGCACGATCGTCGACAAGCTCGGCCTCAAGGACGGCAAGGGTCCGTTCAACATCGAACTCTTCGGCGGCTCGCCGGATGATAACAACGCCTTCTTCTTCTACGACGGCGCAATGTCTGTCCTGCAGCCCTACATCGACAGCGGCAAGCTCGTCGTGAAGTCCGGCCAGACCGGCATGGACAAGGTCGGCACGCTGCGTTGGGACGCGGCAACGGCCCAGGCCCGCATGGACAACCTGCTCTCGGCCAACTACACCGACGCCAAGGTTGACGCTGTCCTGTCTCCGTATGACGGTCTGTCGATCGGCATTATCTCGTCGCTGAAGGGCGTCGGCTACGGTACGGCTGACCAGCCGTTGCCGGTCGTCTCCGGCCAGGACGCCGAAGTTCCGTCTGTCAAGTCGATCATCGCCGGCGAACAGTACTCGACGATCTTCAAGGACACGCGCGACCTCGCAAAGGTCACCGTTCAGATGGTTGACGCCGTCATGTCCGGCAAGGAGCCTGAAGTCAACGACACGAAGACCTACGACAACGGCGTCAAGGTCGTTCCGTCCTACCTGCTGAAGCCTGTTGCCGTCGACAAGACCAACTACAAGCAGATCCTCGTCGACGGCGGTTACTACACCGAAGACCAGCTGAAGTAA
- the mmsA gene encoding multiple monosaccharide ABC transporter ATP-binding protein: protein MENTILEMRNITKTFPGVKALENVNLRVRQGEIHALVGENGAGKSTLMKVLSGVYPAGSYEGDIVYEGDVRNFKVLKDSEEIGIVIIHQELALVPLLSIGENIFLGNENAKNGVISWEETYNRTKQLLAKVGLRESPNTLVTDIGVGKQQLVEIAKALSKSVKLLILDEPTASLNESDSDALLNLLMEFRRQGITSIIISHKLNEIRKVADQITVLRDGMTVKTLDCHKDEISEDIIIKNMVGRDLADRYPPRSVPVGETIFEVRNWNAFHQQHRDRQVLHDINVNVRKGEVVGIAGLMGAGRTEFAMSVFGKSYGHKVSGEVFVDGKKVDTSTVRKAIDAGLAYVTEDRKHLGLVLNDNILHNTTLANLLGISKNTVIDDIKEMKVATDYRSKLRIRSSGIFQETVNLSGGNQQKVVLSKWLFSDPDVLILDEPTRGIDVGAKYEIYTIINQLAADGKGVLMISSEMPELLGTCDRIYVMNEGRIVAELPKGEASQETIMRAIMRSGEKKQ from the coding sequence ATGGAAAATACAATCCTCGAAATGCGGAACATCACCAAGACGTTCCCGGGCGTGAAGGCGCTCGAGAATGTGAACCTCAGGGTTCGCCAGGGTGAGATCCACGCATTGGTGGGCGAAAACGGGGCCGGCAAGTCGACCCTGATGAAAGTGCTCTCCGGCGTCTATCCGGCAGGAAGTTATGAAGGCGACATCGTCTATGAAGGCGATGTGCGCAATTTCAAGGTCCTGAAGGATTCGGAAGAAATCGGCATCGTCATCATCCATCAGGAACTGGCGCTCGTACCGCTCCTGTCGATCGGCGAAAACATTTTCCTCGGCAATGAAAACGCCAAGAACGGCGTCATCAGCTGGGAAGAGACATACAATCGCACCAAGCAGCTTCTGGCCAAGGTGGGCCTGCGCGAATCTCCGAACACGCTCGTGACCGACATCGGCGTCGGCAAGCAGCAGCTCGTCGAGATCGCCAAGGCTCTGTCGAAGAGCGTCAAGCTGCTCATCCTCGACGAGCCGACGGCATCGCTGAACGAAAGCGATTCAGACGCGCTCCTCAACCTGCTGATGGAATTCCGCAGACAGGGCATCACCTCGATCATCATTTCCCACAAGCTGAACGAGATCCGCAAGGTCGCCGACCAGATCACCGTCCTGCGCGACGGCATGACCGTCAAGACGCTCGACTGTCATAAGGACGAGATCAGCGAAGACATCATCATCAAGAACATGGTGGGCCGCGACCTCGCCGACCGTTACCCGCCGCGCTCCGTGCCGGTCGGCGAGACGATCTTCGAAGTCAGGAACTGGAACGCCTTCCATCAGCAGCACCGCGACCGCCAGGTCCTGCACGACATCAACGTGAATGTCCGCAAGGGCGAGGTCGTAGGCATTGCCGGACTGATGGGTGCCGGTCGTACCGAGTTCGCGATGAGCGTTTTCGGCAAGTCTTACGGCCATAAGGTCAGCGGCGAGGTTTTCGTCGACGGCAAGAAGGTCGATACGTCGACGGTCCGCAAGGCGATCGACGCCGGTCTCGCCTATGTGACGGAAGACCGCAAACATCTCGGCCTCGTGCTGAACGACAACATCCTGCACAACACCACGCTCGCCAATCTGCTCGGCATTTCGAAGAACACCGTCATCGACGACATCAAGGAGATGAAAGTCGCGACGGATTACCGCTCGAAGCTGCGCATCCGGTCATCGGGCATCTTCCAGGAAACGGTCAATCTTTCGGGCGGCAACCAGCAAAAGGTCGTGCTGTCGAAGTGGCTGTTCTCCGATCCCGATGTTTTGATCCTGGACGAGCCCACACGTGGTATCGACGTTGGCGCAAAATACGAAATCTACACTATCATCAACCAGCTTGCCGCCGATGGAAAGGGCGTTCTGATGATCTCGTCAGAAATGCCGGAACTGCTTGGCACATGCGACCGCATCTACGTGATGAACGAAGGACGCATCGTCGCCGAACTGCCGAAAGGAGAAGCAAGCCAGGAAACCATCATGCGCGCTATCATGCGCTCAGGGGAGAAGAAACAATGA
- a CDS encoding ROK family transcriptional regulator: MLTKSSTELVRQRNSVLVLATLRRHGPLAHTEISDFTRLSSATVSAITADLERAQIIEKSEQQAASGRGRPRVLLRQRRDCGYLIVVIISSDAVQYSLVDYSGKLIDRFSEERSHDPDGAARFVTGVREGLERVLSRSRIEREKVLLISISSKGLVNSSDPVLVWSPIFGSEQIDFESALRSDWPAKIILDNETLLVAAALGAREENVKGADFRSLAALSLGHSIGLGIVRRTSHGGRDVSAPNFGHMLHLANGGLCRCGTRGCIEAYAGFYAILRTAFEVPLDTIPAKFVPLAELDKIAARARQGHRIAGFAFRQAGLALGNGLSRMLSLTERMPIAITGVGTRYYDLLRQGIEEGLGQSHVVRMEGMPELRVVADEQILVFEGHLNRALAVIDEDIVVAGVQGIN, translated from the coding sequence ATGCTGACCAAGTCGAGCACGGAGCTCGTACGGCAGAGAAACAGCGTGCTCGTGCTCGCCACTCTTCGCCGCCACGGGCCGCTTGCTCACACTGAAATATCCGATTTCACGCGGCTGTCCTCCGCGACCGTTTCTGCGATCACCGCCGATCTGGAAAGAGCGCAGATCATCGAGAAATCCGAGCAGCAGGCGGCCAGCGGACGCGGGCGTCCGCGCGTGCTTCTGCGCCAGCGGCGCGACTGCGGCTATCTCATCGTCGTCATCATCTCCTCGGATGCCGTGCAATATTCCCTCGTCGATTATTCGGGCAAGCTGATCGATCGCTTCAGCGAGGAGAGGTCGCATGATCCTGATGGGGCCGCCCGCTTCGTAACCGGCGTGCGGGAAGGGCTCGAGCGCGTCCTGTCGCGCTCGCGCATCGAGCGGGAGAAAGTGCTGCTCATCTCGATCAGCAGCAAGGGGCTCGTCAATTCCTCCGATCCGGTCCTCGTCTGGTCGCCGATCTTCGGCAGCGAGCAGATCGATTTCGAATCGGCCCTCAGGTCGGACTGGCCGGCAAAAATCATCCTCGACAACGAGACGCTGCTGGTGGCTGCCGCCCTCGGTGCCCGCGAGGAGAATGTCAAAGGCGCGGATTTTCGCTCGCTCGCTGCCCTTTCGCTCGGGCACAGCATCGGGCTCGGAATCGTCAGGCGGACGAGCCATGGCGGGCGTGACGTCTCTGCGCCCAATTTCGGGCATATGCTGCATCTGGCCAATGGCGGGCTTTGCCGCTGCGGCACGCGCGGCTGCATCGAGGCCTATGCCGGCTTCTACGCCATCCTGCGCACCGCCTTCGAAGTGCCGCTCGATACGATCCCGGCAAAGTTCGTGCCGCTGGCCGAGCTCGACAAGATCGCTGCACGCGCCCGCCAGGGCCACCGTATCGCCGGCTTCGCCTTCCGGCAGGCGGGGTTGGCACTCGGCAACGGATTGTCACGCATGCTGAGCCTGACGGAGCGCATGCCGATTGCCATTACCGGGGTCGGCACGCGCTATTACGATCTGCTGCGGCAGGGGATCGAGGAGGGGCTCGGCCAGTCCCATGTGGTGCGCATGGAGGGCATGCCGGAGCTCCGGGTCGTCGCAGACGAACAGATTCTCGTCTTTGAAGGACACCTGAACCGGGCTCTGGCCGTCATCGATGAGGATATCGTCGTGGCCGGTGTCCAGGGAATCAATTGA
- a CDS encoding LysR family transcriptional regulator, whose translation MTIISEPFSLEHVDINSDNFGDDGHLRAGLKLNHLRMIVAIEDSGQISAAAEVLNISQPAASRMLSDLESIVKAPLYERVARGVVLTTFGQALARRARKILLELREASREIGELKSGKGGSVFIGAVTAPAMSLVVPAINTVRKTFPGIEVNIQVETSNVLARELLAARHDFIISRIPDDLNPRLFEVREIGIERACLIVRSDHPLLKKSKPSSLTEIRDYDWVFQPPGTLLRRTIEDIFLSRAVQLPENVVNTSSLLLTCAMICATDAIAPVAIDVAQFLASQSSNASDVRILPIDFEINVKPYSMITVRERALPPSARLLYDLILEESIRQAEGGLG comes from the coding sequence ATGACGATTATCTCTGAGCCGTTTTCGTTGGAACATGTCGATATCAACAGCGACAATTTTGGCGATGATGGCCATTTGCGGGCGGGACTTAAGCTGAATCACCTGCGTATGATTGTCGCAATCGAAGATAGCGGGCAGATTTCGGCCGCCGCCGAGGTGCTGAACATCTCCCAGCCCGCAGCATCGCGAATGCTGTCCGATCTGGAATCGATCGTGAAGGCCCCGCTCTATGAGCGGGTAGCCCGCGGCGTGGTGCTCACCACCTTCGGACAGGCCCTCGCCAGACGTGCGCGCAAGATCCTCCTGGAGCTTCGGGAGGCGAGCCGCGAGATCGGCGAGTTGAAGAGCGGCAAGGGCGGCTCGGTCTTCATCGGCGCCGTCACCGCACCCGCCATGAGCCTCGTCGTCCCCGCCATCAACACGGTACGCAAGACCTTTCCGGGCATCGAGGTCAACATCCAGGTCGAGACCAGCAACGTGCTGGCGCGCGAGCTTCTTGCCGCCCGTCACGACTTCATCATCAGCCGCATCCCCGATGACCTCAACCCACGTCTCTTCGAAGTGCGCGAGATCGGCATCGAGAGGGCCTGCCTGATCGTGCGCAGCGACCATCCCCTACTGAAGAAGAGTAAACCGAGCAGCCTCACGGAGATCAGGGATTACGACTGGGTGTTCCAGCCGCCCGGCACGCTGCTGCGCCGCACGATCGAGGACATCTTCCTGTCGCGCGCCGTTCAACTTCCGGAAAACGTCGTCAACACGTCCTCGCTGCTTTTGACCTGCGCAATGATCTGCGCGACGGATGCGATCGCGCCCGTTGCCATCGACGTTGCCCAGTTTCTCGCCTCGCAGAGCTCGAACGCATCTGACGTCCGCATCCTGCCGATCGATTTCGAGATCAACGTCAAGCCCTACAGCATGATCACCGTACGTGAGCGCGCGCTGCCGCCGAGCGCCCGTCTGCTCTACGATCTCATTCTGGAAGAAAGCATCCGGCAGGCCGAGGGCGGCCTCGGATAA
- the iolG gene encoding inositol 2-dehydrogenase — protein sequence MTVRFGLLGAGRIGKVHAKAVSGDANAKLVAVADAFPQAAEAIASAYGCDVRSIEAIEAAKDIDAVVICTPTDTHADLIERFARAGKAIFCEKPIDLDVARVKACIKVVEETGAKLMVGFNRRFDPHFMAVRKVIDDGKIGDVEMVTITSRDPGAPPVDYIKRSGGIFRDMTIHDFDMARFLLGEEPVSVVATAAVLVDKAIGEAGDYDSVSVILQTASGKQAIISNSRRATYGYDQRIEAHGSKGVVSAENQRPVSIEVANADGYTRPPLHDFFMTRYTEAYANEIASFIAAIEKGSKISPSGADGLAALALADAAVQSVKEGKLVKIG from the coding sequence ATGACAGTAAGATTTGGTCTTCTCGGCGCCGGCCGCATCGGCAAGGTCCATGCGAAAGCCGTCAGCGGCGATGCCAATGCAAAGCTCGTGGCCGTCGCCGACGCCTTCCCGCAGGCTGCCGAAGCGATCGCCTCCGCCTATGGCTGCGACGTGCGTAGCATCGAAGCCATCGAAGCCGCCAAGGATATTGACGCCGTCGTCATCTGCACACCGACCGATACGCATGCCGACCTGATCGAGCGCTTTGCCCGCGCCGGCAAGGCGATCTTCTGCGAAAAGCCCATCGATCTCGACGTTGCGCGCGTAAAAGCCTGCATCAAGGTCGTGGAAGAAACCGGCGCCAAGCTGATGGTCGGCTTCAACCGCCGCTTCGACCCGCATTTCATGGCTGTGCGCAAGGTCATCGACGACGGCAAGATCGGCGATGTCGAGATGGTGACGATCACCTCGCGCGACCCCGGCGCCCCGCCGGTCGATTACATCAAGCGCTCGGGCGGCATCTTCCGCGACATGACGATCCACGATTTCGACATGGCCCGCTTCCTGCTCGGCGAAGAGCCGGTCTCGGTCGTCGCGACCGCCGCCGTGCTCGTCGACAAGGCGATCGGTGAAGCCGGCGATTATGACAGCGTCTCGGTGATCCTGCAGACCGCGTCGGGCAAGCAGGCCATCATCTCCAACTCGCGCCGCGCCACCTATGGCTACGACCAGCGCATCGAGGCGCATGGCTCCAAGGGCGTCGTCTCGGCCGAAAACCAGCGCCCGGTCTCGATCGAAGTCGCAAACGCCGACGGTTACACCCGCCCGCCGCTGCACGATTTCTTCATGACCCGCTACACCGAGGCCTATGCCAACGAGATCGCCAGCTTCATCGCCGCGATAGAAAAGGGCTCGAAAATCTCTCCGTCCGGTGCCGATGGCCTGGCAGCGCTGGCACTCGCCGATGCCGCCGTCCAGTCCGTCAAGGAAGGCAAGCTCGTCAAGATCGGCTGA